One Pieris rapae chromosome 7, ilPieRapa1.1, whole genome shotgun sequence genomic window carries:
- the LOC110994594 gene encoding DNA primase small subunit: MTKQYDESLLSDMLPIYYSRLFPQSLFCRWLTCGNYPQPLGNRELSFTLADEVYLRYLSINNQKELHLLFQKKCPYKLDIGPVYNTKPSIGRHDAVVLARELVFDIDLTDYDEIRTCCQEAKVCDKCWKFMVVACEIINTALKEDFGFHNILWVFSGRRGIHCWVSDHEARVLDSPGRTALADYMCLIFGGENQYKKVHLGNDNLHSSIRRAIGIIDKYFNSIIEEQEFLSTTDRLNSFLKIVPDEALRNQTHETLEKMPPSSLERWETFVSIYNQYCKQNPNAMRKIKYLVEELKIQYCYPRLDAHVTKGFNHLLKSPFSIHPKTGKVSIVFKPENAKNMKLNDIPTINTLLDDSSKENAQHQANMRTAVKNFQEVVFMLEKTEAMRRKTEASVSIDF; this comes from the exons ATG ACCAAACAATACGATGAAAGCCTTTTATCTGATATGCTACCTATATACTACTCAAGGCTCTTTCCTCAGAGCTTATTTTGTAGATGGTTGACATGCGGAAATTATCCTCAACCTCTTGGAAACCGAGAATTATCATTCACACTTGCTGACGAAGTATACCTTCGTtacttatctataaataatcaaaaagaattacatttattatttcaaaagaaaTGTCCTTATAAACTGGACATTGGACCAGTCTATAACACTAA accATCTATTGGAAGACATGATGCTGTGGTGTTAGCTAGAGAACTAGTATTTGATATTGATCTTACTGATTATGATGAAATTAGAACATGTTGCCAGGAGGCTAAGGTTTGTGACAAGTGTTGGAAGTTTATGGTGGTAGCTTGTGAAATAATTAACACTGCATTaaaag AAGATTTTGGATTTCATAATATACTGTGGGTATTCTCCGGTAGACGTGGTATCCATTGTTGGGTATCTGATCACGAGGCAAGGGTCCTTGATAGTCCTGGAAGAACTGCACTCGCCGATTACATGTGCCTTATATTTGGGGGAGAAAACCAGTATAAGAAAGTTCATTTAGGAAATGATAATCTTCATTCTAGTATAAG GAGAGCCATTGGTATaattgacaaatattttaactctATAATAGAAGAGCAAGAGTTCCTTTCTACCACAGACAGactaaatagctttttaaaaatagtaccAGATGAGGCATTAAGGAATCAAACACATGAGACCTTAGAAAAGATGCCACCTTCATCATTAGAAAGATGGGAGACGTTTGTGTCTATTTATAACCAATACTGTAAACAA aatccAAATGCCATGAGGAAAATTAAGTACTTGGTAGAAGAATTGAAGATTCAATACTGCTACCCGAGACTTGATGCGCATGTTACAAAAGGATTTAATCATTTACTTAAGTCACCCTTTAGTATTCATCCTAAAACAGGAAAG gTATCAATAGTGTTTAAGCCTGAAAATgctaaaaatatgaaattaaatgatattcCAACAATCAATACATTGCTTGATGACAGCTCAAAAGAAAATGCACAACATCAAGCCAATATGAGAACGGCTGTTAAGAATTTCCAAGAAGTTGTCTTTATGTTAGAAAAAACAGAGGCAATGAGAAGAAAGACCGAAGCaa GTGTCTCGATTGACTTCTAA
- the LOC110994593 gene encoding peflin yields the protein MAYPGSGQQLEMGHGPYPSMGPGGTVSPQVQQWFRAVDKDQSGFITAIELKSALVNGQGQNFSETACNLMIGMFDKDRSGHINIEEFDKLYTYINQWLAVFKTYDTDQSGHIDEAELSQALGQMGFRFSPEFISFLTKRNDPREGKISVDNFIVLCVQLQRFTEAFRARDTQQNGTVTLGFEEFLNIALSCSV from the exons ATGGCTTAT CCCGGTAGTGGACAGCAATTGGAGATGGGTCATGGCCCATACCCCTCGATGGGACCCGGTGGCACCGTGTCTCCTCAAGTACAACAATGGTTTCGGGCTGTTGACAAAGACCAATCTGGTTTCATAACAGCTATTGAATTGAAGTCTGCTCTAGTGAATGGCCAAGGGCAGAATTTCTCTGAAACAGCATGCAATTTAATGATAG gCATGTTTGATAAAGATCGATCCGGGCATATCAATATAGAAGAGTTTGACAAACTCTACACTTATATTAATCAGTGGTTAGCAGTCTTCAAAACGTACGATACTGATCAATCGGGTCATATAGATGAAGCGGAGTTGTCTCAAG CACTAGGACAAATGGGATTCCGATTCTCGCCAGAGTTTATATCATTTCTGACAAAAAGAAACGATCCGAGAGAGGGGAAAATATCAGTTGATAATTTCATTGTACTGTGTGTGCAATTACAACGTTTTACTGAAGCTTTCAGAGCAAGAGACACGCAGCAAAATGGCACTGTCACTCTTGGATTTGAAGAGTTCTTAAATATAGCTCTTAGTTGCTctgtttaa
- the LOC110994592 gene encoding leucine-rich repeats and immunoglobulin-like domains protein 3, giving the protein MGDSHLLRVVTSILILLRCSAFSENYECPQKCDCLVQYVDCSDKKLVTVPRIPKWVEQLDLSHNKLNEGVTEGFDKLTSLRILKLDKNAIQNIPSFLKQNQVQEVSLNKNSITEIDIGRFPTNCSIKVLSLNSNRIRLIKDGALNNLTNLNTLKLNKNAISSLPHHLFMYQSNLKTLELNHNKLHVINGLLFQGLSNLTTLKIRFNSVENIMDGAFLGFKSVNLLQLDHNKIKSVSKGWMYGLESLTTLSLANNLILHIDIGSWELCTNLQFLDLSHNYLIQIEGRSFQHLINLHTLNLSSNNISVISQEAFSHIIQLKSLFLNNNKISWTVEDMSGAFSKLQNLETFSLSANHIKSISSRAFEGLTNLNELDLRGNNITSIQQHAFDSLTNIRKLHLNTTSLLCDCKILWMVKWIKDKLEHKFVTATCAYPAEVRGTLLSRLKEENCGDSPKPKIVNHPKSHLAIKNRSANLLCSATSNPFSNMTFLWRKNNDNISNPVVYENVTLTNKGQQATSVLVIPDVSHTDSGKYQCVVSNKFGTTYSTKAKMNIVTFPRFLKTPTNVTVRTGETVTLNCAATGDPPPEISWKKDGGNDFPAARERRMNVMPTDHLFFIVNAKPTDMGIYSCAAKNPAGTIIANATLSVLQEPSFIRVMGNKEVTSGEPVVLECMVQGSPPPVLKWLKDGSPILPSERHFLAGNNQLLIIIGAQSGDAGHYECEITNNLGTKKEIIELKVLPPVAIMVKEENMTGIIIITVVCCAVGTSVIWVVIIYHTRRRMAGAMRSYPTESVKMTQVVHSDSDSPHMFPDNTSEHSSCKDSGTGDSAKQTSFDGVPTDRSEPVHFETAVCHSYSPVPEAHKLLPSSFKPSIQVCVNTCVTPATYSFSSHNSNV; this is encoded by the coding sequence ATGGGAGACTCCCATTTATTGCGGGTTGTGACGtcgatattaatattactacgATGCTCTGCATTTTCTGAAAACTATGAATGCCCGCAAAAGTGCGATTGCTTGGTACAGTATGTTGACTGTTCCGATAAAAAGTTGGTTACGGTGCCAAGAATTCCTAAGTGGGTGGAACAACTCGACCTAAGCCATAACAAATTGAACGAAGGTGTAACGGAAGGTTTTGATAAGTTAACCTCcctaagaatattaaaacttgACAAAAATGCGATTCAAAATATCCCAAGttttcttaaacaaaatcaagtGCAAGAAGTTAGCctaaacaaaaatagtattacaGAAATCGATATCGGCCGATTTCCTACAAATTGTTCgattaaagttttaagtttaaatagcAATCGCATTAGACTTATCAAAGATGGAGCTTTGAACAATTTGACAAATCTCAAcactttaaaattgaataaaaatgcaatatcTTCTTTACCCCATCATTTGTTTATGTACcaatctaatttaaaaacactagAACTAAATCATAACAAATTGCATGTTATAAATGGTCTACTATTTCAAGGATTATCAAACTTAACAACATtgaaaataagatttaatagTGTAGAAAACATTATGGATGGTGCTTTTTTGGGATTTAAGTCTGTGAATCTGCTGCAACTAGATCATAATAAGATAAAGAGTGTATCCAAAGGTTGGATGTATGGACTAGAATCTTTAACAACTCTATCATTggctaataatttaatattgcacATTGATATTGGTTCTTGGGAATTGTGTACTAATCTACAGTTTTTGGATTTATCCCACAACTATTTGATTCAGATTGAAGGTAGGAGTTTCCagcatttaattaatcttcACACATTGAATTtaagtagtaataatatttcagttatttCACAAGAAGCATTTAGTCATATTATACAGTTAAAATctctgtttttaaataataataaaatatcatggACTGTTGAGGATATGTCTGGAGCATTTTCAAAGCTACAAAACTTAGAAACTTTTAGTTTATCAGCAAAtcatattaaatcaataagtTCAAGAGCATTTGAAGGtctaacaaatttaaatgaattggATTTAAGAGGCAATAATATTACCTCTATACAACAACATGCATTTGACTCTTTGACAAATATAAGAAAGCTCCATCTCAACACAACATCATTGCTATgtgattgtaaaatattatggaTGGTAAAATGGATAAAGGATAAGCTAGAACATAAATTTGTCACTGCTACATGTGCTTATCCAGCTGAAGTGAGAGGAACATTACTATCTAGACTAAAAGAAGAAAACTGTGGTGATTCACCTAAACCTAAAATAGTTAATCATCCTAAATCTCATCTGGCAATTAAAAACCGATCAGCAAATTTACTATGTTCAGCAACATCAAATCCTTTTAGTAACATGACATTCTTATGGagaaaaaataatgacaaCATAAGTAATCCTGTGGTATATGAAAATGTAACGTTAACAAACAAAGGGCAACAAGCAACATCTGTTCTTGTAATACCTGATGTGTCACACACTGATTCTGGAAAATATCAATGTGTAGTGAGCAACAAATTTGGAACAACATATTCTACGAAGGCTAAGATGAATATTGTTACATTCCCAAGATTTCTTAAAACTCCCACTAATGTAACCGTAAGAACTGGGGAGACTGTAACACTTAACTGTGCTGCTACTGGTGACCCACCTCCTGAGATCTCTTGGAAAAAAGATGGGGGAAATGATTTTCCTGCAGCAAGAGAAAGGAGAATGAATGTAATGCCAACTGACCATCTATTCTTTATTGTTAATGCAAAACCAACAGATATGGGAATTTATAGCTGTGCTGCAAAAAACCCTGCTGGTACAATCATTGCTAATGCAACACTCAGTGTTTTGCAAGAACCTTCATTCATAAGAGTTATGGGAAACAAAGAAGTTACGAGTGGGGAACCAGTGGTTCTGGAGTGTATGGTCCAAGGCTCACCACCACCAGTTTTAAAATGGCTTAAAGATGGTTCTCCAATTCTACCCTCTGAAAGGCATTTTCTGGCAGGCAATAATcaactactaattattattggtgCACAATCAGGTGATGCAGGTCACTATGAATGTgagataacaaataatttaggCACTAAAAAGGAAATTATAGAGTTAAAAGTATTACCACCAGTAGCAATAATGGTGAAAGAGGAGAATATGAcaggtataattataataacagtaGTGTGCTGTGCAGTTGGTACATCTGTAATTTGGGTGGTAATTATTTACCATACTCGTAGACGCATGGCTGGGGCCATGCGCAGTTACCCCACCGAAAGTGTGAAAATGACACAAGTAGTGCATAGTGATAGTGATTCCCCTCATATGTTTCCTGATAACACATCTGAACACTCATCGTGCAAAGATAGTGGAACTGGTGATTCTGCAAAACAAACAAGTTTTGATGGAGTGCCCACAGACAGAAGTGAGCCAGTTCATTTTGAGACTGCTGTATGTCACAGCTATTCCCCAGTGCCTGAAGCTCATAAGCTTCTGCCCTCTTCTTTCAAACCGTCTATACAAGTTTGTGTGAATACATGTGTTACACCAGCTACTTATAGTTTTTCTAGTCACAATAGTAATGTTTAA